A window of the Cannabis sativa cultivar Pink pepper isolate KNU-18-1 chromosome X, ASM2916894v1, whole genome shotgun sequence genome harbors these coding sequences:
- the LOC115714510 gene encoding uncharacterized protein LOC115714510, translated as MDGGDGTVRLGALNLRSDRVGFDSSPDVSVSSPVTRQKAAAAKQFIENHYKNYLQGLQERKERRRTLQRKAQESQISTEEQEQMLRNLERRETEYMRLQRRKIGIDDFEQLTVIGKGAFGEVRLCRAKDTGEIFAMKKLKKSDMLSRGQVEHVRSERNLLAEVDSRCIVKLFYSFQDSDFLYLIMEYLPGGDIMTLLMREDVLSEDVARFYMAESVLAIHSIHQHNYIHRDIKPDNLILDRNGHLKLSDFGLCKPLDDKYSTLLLENEDLTNGETNSENEGQAACDRPPWMMPKEQLLQWKRNRRALAYSTVGTLDYMAPEVLLKKGYGIECDWWSLGAIMYEMLIGYPPFCSDDPRITCRKIINWRTCLKFPDEPKISNEAKDLICHLLCNVETRLGSRGVEELKAHPWFRCIQWDKLYEMEAAFKPTVVGDLDTQNFEKFPEVEGQPSSIPTVGPWRKMLTSKDTNFIGYTFKKSDVLKSLENSGTDMRSNGSKKSPSLITLLGQMNLQETEISEGEQKQET; from the exons ATGGACGGCGGCGATGGAACGGTGAGATTGGGGGCTTTGAATTTGAGGTCGGATAGGGTCGGGTTTGATTCCAGTCCCGATGTATCTGTTTCTTCTCCTGTGACGAGGCAGAAAGCCGCCGCCGCCAAACAGTTTATAGAGAATCACTACAAGAATTATCTTCAGGGATTGCAGGAGCGCAAAGAGAG acGTCGAACGCTTCAGAGAAAAGCGCAGGAGTCTCAAATATCGACTGAGGAACAAGAACAGATGTTGAGGAATTTGGAGCGTAGAGAGACTGAATATATGAGACTCCAACGCCGGAAAATTGGAATCGATGACTTCGAGCAGTTGACTGTAATTGGCAAAGGTGCATTTGGGGAG GTGAGATTGTGCCGTGCTAAAGATACAGGGGAGATTTTTGCCATGAAGAAACTGAAGAAGTCAGATATGCTTAGCCGTGGCCAG GTTGAGCATGTCCGGTCCGAGAGGAACTTGCTTGCTGAGGTTGATAGTCGGTGCATTGTTAAGCTTTTCTATTCATTTCAAGATTCCGACTTCTTATACCTTATTATGGAGTATTTACCTGGTGGAGACATTATGACATTATTGATGAGAGAAGATGTTCTTTCCGAAGATGTTGCTCGCTTTTATATGGCAGAGAGTGTTCTAGCCATTCATTCGATTCATCAACACAATTATATTCATAG GGACATAAAGCCAGATAACCTGATACTGGACAGAAATGGACATTTGAAACTCTCAGATTTTGGCTTGTGTAAACCTCTTGATGATAAGTATTCAACTTTGCTATTGGAAAATGAGGACTTAACCAATGGGGAAACCAATTCTGAAAATGAAGGACAAGCTGCCTGTGATAGACCCCCTTGGATGATGCCCAAAGAACAACTACTGCAGTGGAAACGTAATCGCCGGGCATTG GCTTATTCGACTGTTGGCACTCTCGACTATATGGCTCCTGAAGTGCTGCTAAAGAAGGGGTATGGAATCGAATGTGATTGGTGGTCACTTGGGGCAATTATGTACGAAATGCTTATTGGCTATCCCCCCTTTTGCTCCGATGATCCAAGGATCACATGCCGCAAG ATCATCAATTGGAGAACATGCCTGAAATTCCCTGATGAACCAAAAATATCCAATGAGGCTAAAGATTTGATATGTCACTTATTATGCAATGTTGAAACAAGGCTGGGCAGCCGAGGAGTGGAAGAACTAAAG GCCCATCCATGGTTCAGATGCATTCAGTGGGACAAGCTATACGAAATGGAAGCTGCATTTAAACCTACAGTGGTTGGTGACTTGGACACGCAGAATTTCGAGAAGTTTCCTGAA GTAGAGGGTCAGCCATCCTCAATTCCAACAGTGGGACCATGGCGAAAG ATGTTGACATCCAAAGATACCAATTTCATTGGATATACTTTCAAAAAATCAGATGTCCTGAAATCCCTTGAAAATTCAG GTACAGACATGAGATCAAATGGGTCGAAAAAATCTCCTTCTCTGATAACCTTGTTAG GTCAGATGAACTTGCAAGAAACAGAGATATCAGAGGGTGAACAAAAGCAGGAGACGTAA